One Lysinibacillus sp. OF-1 DNA segment encodes these proteins:
- a CDS encoding ECF transporter S component: MERQRLRKWILTAMVAAICAVGAMIKVPTFISTAALDSAPAFLGVVFLSPLLAGVAGLIGHFITALTAGFPLGPLHLLIAVEMLMVVWVFGVMHKKGMHFWKWPVALVLNGIVAPLPFYFIISPAFFWGALGSILMATVINLVIVAVVMPVLSKVFVRKEGRVQ; encoded by the coding sequence ATGGAACGACAAAGATTAAGGAAATGGATATTGACGGCAATGGTAGCGGCCATTTGTGCTGTAGGGGCAATGATTAAAGTGCCAACATTTATTTCAACGGCGGCTCTAGACTCGGCTCCAGCCTTTTTAGGGGTTGTCTTTTTATCACCGCTACTAGCAGGTGTCGCTGGGCTGATCGGTCATTTTATTACAGCGCTCACGGCTGGATTTCCACTAGGTCCTCTACATCTACTAATTGCCGTAGAAATGTTGATGGTTGTCTGGGTCTTTGGTGTGATGCATAAAAAAGGCATGCATTTTTGGAAATGGCCCGTTGCCCTAGTATTAAACGGCATTGTGGCGCCACTTCCGTTTTATTTTATTATTAGCCCAGCATTTTTCTGGGGAGCGTTAGGGAGTATTCTGATGGCAACGGTAATCAATTTAGTGATTGTCGCTGTAGTTATGCCCGTTTTGTCAAAGGTTTTTGTGCGTAAGGAAGGTCGTGTACAGTGA
- a CDS encoding glucose 1-dehydrogenase, giving the protein MGRLNGKVAIITGAAMGMGASEAKLFAQEGAKVIATDVQIEPLHNLVKEIKENGGEIMGLSHNVTSEDEWKAVIAEAVKAYGKVDILVNNAGVSSPKTMADMEMAEWNKIMDINLNGCVIGMKYVIPEMQKAGGGSIINISSIGGIVGMAGTSPYTAAKGALRVLSKSAAIEYGKDKIRVNSVHPGIIVTPMTAPTMVEGGALPFYQTYTQLPYFGEPEDVAYGVVFLASDESRFMTGAELVIDGGWTAM; this is encoded by the coding sequence ATGGGTCGTTTAAATGGAAAAGTAGCAATTATTACAGGAGCAGCGATGGGGATGGGTGCATCCGAAGCAAAATTATTCGCACAAGAAGGCGCAAAGGTAATTGCAACAGATGTGCAAATCGAGCCATTGCATAACTTAGTTAAAGAAATTAAAGAAAATGGTGGAGAGATTATGGGGCTTTCACATAATGTCACTTCAGAAGACGAGTGGAAAGCAGTAATTGCGGAGGCTGTAAAGGCTTACGGCAAAGTCGATATTCTTGTCAACAATGCAGGCGTTTCATCACCAAAAACGATGGCTGACATGGAAATGGCTGAATGGAATAAAATTATGGATATCAACCTGAATGGCTGTGTTATTGGTATGAAATACGTGATTCCTGAAATGCAAAAAGCGGGCGGCGGTTCAATCATTAATATTTCTTCCATTGGCGGAATCGTTGGGATGGCTGGTACAAGCCCCTATACAGCAGCAAAAGGTGCGCTGCGTGTACTTTCTAAATCGGCTGCTATCGAATACGGCAAAGACAAAATTCGCGTGAATTCTGTGCACCCAGGCATTATCGTCACACCGATGACAGCACCGACAATGGTAGAGGGAGGCGCACTACCATTCTATCAAACTTACACACAACTACCATATTTCGGTGAACCGGAAGATGTAGCCTATGGTGTAGTCTTCCTAGCATCTGACGAATCTCGTTTCATGACAGGCGCAGAGCTAGTGATCGATGGTGGCTGGACAGCCATGTAA
- a CDS encoding ABC transporter ATP-binding protein, producing the protein MQVVKQLGQYLGPYKFFTLIAPLLMVLEVTMDLIQPTIMQHMIDTGIANGDNRYVLTMFVWMLGSAVLGLIGGVGCSYYSSKAAIHFASDVRQALYEKMMTYSAKERDAFTTGKLITILTSDVESIQRAFMMTLRIFVRGPLLFIGAVIIVFVTARELFSILLIIVPLLMIAMYFFTKYSGVLYRRVQEAIDGVNTKLQENLAGIRVVKAFRRETQQVAQFGELNEALTKRFITAEQIVGVLVPFTMFIVNLGIVAALWLGAIKVEAGTLKVGVILAFINYLTIILNGLMSSSTVLMQIARALPSGERIVDILNKDIAVKESEQAISASIQGAIDFDQVSYRYYDTAEDVLKKISFSVKPGQTVGIIGKTGSGKSTLVKLLPRLFDPTDGEIRLDGRPLKSYALATLRAHIGFTSQKALLFSGTIEENIRLGKDEATAEEIQQAIEAACASEFVERLDKGLAHELSQGATNLSGGQKQRLALGRAFIRKPAILVLDDTTSALDSASEQHVQQAIATQYQDTTTLIVASKIASIQQADMILVLEDGDIVGQGTHQQLLQANTHYQAIYASQQKAGEQK; encoded by the coding sequence ATGCAGGTAGTTAAACAGTTAGGGCAGTATTTGGGGCCTTATAAATTTTTCACTTTGATTGCGCCGTTATTGATGGTGCTAGAGGTGACGATGGATTTAATTCAGCCAACCATCATGCAGCATATGATTGATACAGGGATTGCCAACGGGGATAATCGTTATGTATTGACTATGTTTGTCTGGATGCTTGGCAGCGCAGTGCTGGGGCTTATTGGTGGAGTCGGTTGCTCGTACTACAGCTCGAAGGCAGCGATTCATTTTGCATCGGATGTTCGACAGGCTCTTTATGAGAAGATGATGACGTATTCAGCCAAGGAGCGGGATGCGTTTACGACAGGGAAGCTGATTACGATTTTAACAAGTGATGTGGAAAGTATTCAGCGCGCGTTTATGATGACGCTACGTATTTTTGTGCGTGGGCCTTTGCTTTTTATCGGAGCAGTGATTATCGTGTTTGTGACAGCGCGTGAGCTTTTTTCCATCCTTCTCATTATCGTGCCGTTGTTGATGATCGCCATGTATTTTTTTACAAAGTATTCAGGTGTGCTGTATCGTCGTGTTCAGGAGGCGATTGATGGGGTCAATACGAAGTTACAGGAAAATTTGGCGGGTATTCGTGTGGTCAAAGCGTTTCGTCGTGAGACACAGCAGGTGGCACAATTTGGAGAATTAAATGAGGCGCTGACAAAGCGTTTCATCACTGCAGAGCAAATCGTAGGGGTACTTGTGCCCTTTACGATGTTTATTGTCAATCTGGGCATTGTAGCTGCACTTTGGCTTGGGGCCATTAAGGTAGAGGCGGGTACTTTGAAAGTTGGGGTCATTCTGGCGTTTATCAACTATTTAACGATTATTTTAAATGGCTTAATGTCTTCTAGTACGGTGCTAATGCAAATTGCACGAGCATTGCCTTCAGGCGAACGGATTGTGGATATTTTAAATAAAGACATAGCGGTGAAGGAATCGGAACAGGCGATTTCTGCATCCATACAAGGTGCGATTGACTTCGATCAGGTGAGCTATCGATACTATGATACAGCAGAGGATGTCCTCAAAAAAATTTCTTTTTCTGTAAAGCCTGGGCAAACGGTAGGCATCATTGGAAAAACAGGTAGTGGTAAATCAACGCTAGTAAAGCTGCTTCCTCGCTTATTTGATCCAACAGATGGTGAAATTCGCCTAGATGGCAGACCACTCAAATCGTATGCCCTCGCTACATTACGTGCGCATATCGGCTTTACCTCCCAAAAAGCGTTATTGTTCTCTGGAACAATTGAAGAAAATATTCGACTCGGCAAGGATGAAGCGACAGCCGAGGAAATACAACAGGCAATAGAGGCAGCCTGTGCGAGTGAATTTGTGGAGCGACTTGATAAAGGCTTAGCCCATGAATTGTCACAGGGAGCTACAAATTTATCGGGCGGGCAAAAGCAGCGCCTTGCTTTAGGCCGTGCATTTATTCGTAAGCCTGCCATTCTAGTGCTAGATGATACTACCTCCGCGCTCGATAGTGCGTCGGAGCAGCATGTGCAGCAGGCTATTGCCACACAGTATCAAGACACAACGACATTGATCGTAGCGTCGAAAATTGCCTCGATACAGCAGGCTGATATGATTTTGGTCTTAGAGGATGGCGACATTGTTGGGCAAGGAACCCATCAGCAGTTACTACAAGCCAATACGCATTATCAAGCCATTTATGCGTCGCAGCAAAAGGCTGGTGAACAAAAATGA
- a CDS encoding bifunctional adenosylcobinamide kinase/adenosylcobinamide-phosphate guanylyltransferase, with protein sequence MHVFIGGAYNGKTDYVKGLYEQHQMVMLDGELPEVAPACDVLVIKNLEKWLVTQNLEEDEQVVQTVLATVQTLEQQCRLVLIVTDMGRGVVPMEKQARLLRDSCGRLYQALFKEAEQVVRIWYGLAEQLK encoded by the coding sequence ATGCATGTCTTTATCGGAGGCGCCTATAACGGCAAAACCGACTATGTGAAGGGTTTGTATGAACAGCATCAGATGGTAATGCTTGATGGCGAATTACCAGAGGTGGCACCAGCCTGTGATGTCCTCGTCATAAAAAATTTAGAAAAATGGCTCGTGACACAAAATTTGGAGGAAGATGAACAAGTGGTTCAAACGGTGCTAGCAACAGTACAGACATTAGAACAACAATGTAGATTAGTGCTCATTGTCACGGATATGGGGCGTGGTGTTGTGCCGATGGAAAAGCAAGCACGTCTACTAAGAGATTCATGTGGTCGTTTATACCAAGCTTTGTTCAAGGAAGCAGAGCAAGTTGTACGAATTTGGTATGGATTGGCTGAACAGCTGAAATAA
- a CDS encoding histidine phosphatase family protein, whose product MGDIVTVCLMRHAPTKENLEKRYLGWTDAPLAATTELAVVDANVDKVYGSDLLRCRETAAHYFPNASYQTEPRFRETNFGAFEGQTYEELKMNAHYCAWLDDPIHTPPPQGEAFDDFVTRVIDGFNHLPKDEDHYYLVVHGGVIRALLVAFAPTEQPFWSYQVPHDKQFVLTFSRKAWEEGARCMSLSEAPITAKPTM is encoded by the coding sequence ATGGGTGACATTGTTACTGTGTGCTTAATGAGGCATGCACCAACGAAAGAAAATTTAGAAAAGCGCTATCTTGGTTGGACGGACGCACCATTAGCAGCGACAACCGAGCTTGCTGTTGTAGATGCGAATGTCGATAAGGTTTATGGCAGTGATTTACTACGCTGCCGAGAAACAGCGGCTCATTATTTTCCGAATGCAAGCTACCAGACAGAGCCACGCTTTCGTGAGACAAACTTTGGTGCGTTTGAAGGGCAAACTTATGAGGAATTAAAAATGAATGCCCATTATTGTGCATGGCTTGACGATCCGATTCACACGCCCCCACCACAAGGCGAAGCGTTTGATGATTTTGTAACGCGTGTTATAGACGGCTTCAACCATTTACCAAAGGATGAGGATCATTATTATTTAGTTGTTCATGGCGGGGTCATTCGTGCGTTACTCGTTGCTTTTGCCCCAACAGAGCAGCCTTTTTGGTCCTATCAAGTGCCACATGACAAACAATTTGTTTTAACGTTTTCAAGAAAGGCTTGGGAGGAGGGAGCAAGATGCATGTCTTTATCGGAGGCGCCTATAACGGCAAAACCGACTATGTGA
- the cbiB gene encoding adenosylcobinamide-phosphate synthase CbiB has product MIAIVIACIIGLVFDLLVGDPPKLSHPVRWIGHLIQSQTALWNKGKWRKLRGMVMALAVVGTTMFIVTLILLLSYQVSIIFGILVEGLLIGIGLAQRSLKEAAMAVYEPLVKGDFAEARVKLSWIVGRDTEKLDEDEIVRGVVETVSENTSDGVTAPLFYAFLFGAIGLWGYKAVNTLDSMVGYKNEKYKDFGMFSAKLDDVLNFIPSRITGLLIVLGTKNETNYSLGKRLKRWAQDAKKHPSPNSGYLEAATAVQLGVQLGGKNTYKGVVSHRAIMGEKLVPLTKEHIATSILHMRIATVLFTLVMLAVEVFIYAIT; this is encoded by the coding sequence ATGATTGCTATCGTAATTGCCTGTATCATAGGGCTTGTTTTCGATTTATTAGTAGGAGACCCTCCAAAGCTTTCCCATCCTGTACGCTGGATTGGACATTTGATTCAATCGCAAACAGCTCTATGGAATAAGGGCAAATGGCGAAAGCTGCGTGGGATGGTGATGGCACTTGCTGTTGTTGGGACGACCATGTTTATAGTGACATTGATTCTGCTCCTTAGTTATCAGGTAAGTATCATTTTTGGCATTCTAGTAGAAGGGCTTCTCATTGGGATTGGACTGGCACAGCGTAGCTTGAAGGAGGCGGCAATGGCTGTCTATGAGCCGCTTGTCAAAGGTGATTTTGCGGAAGCGCGTGTCAAGCTGTCGTGGATTGTTGGACGTGATACCGAGAAGCTGGATGAAGATGAAATTGTGCGTGGTGTGGTAGAAACGGTTTCTGAGAATACAAGCGATGGCGTGACAGCACCGCTCTTTTATGCCTTTTTATTTGGGGCAATTGGGTTATGGGGCTATAAGGCTGTCAATACATTAGATTCGATGGTCGGCTATAAAAATGAAAAATACAAAGACTTTGGCATGTTCTCTGCCAAGCTTGATGATGTGCTGAATTTTATTCCAAGTCGTATTACAGGCTTGCTAATTGTGCTTGGCACAAAAAATGAAACAAATTATTCGCTTGGCAAGCGTTTAAAGCGATGGGCACAGGATGCGAAAAAGCATCCAAGTCCAAACAGTGGCTATTTAGAGGCAGCGACGGCTGTGCAGCTCGGTGTACAGCTCGGTGGAAAAAATACGTATAAGGGTGTTGTCTCTCATCGAGCAATTATGGGAGAAAAATTAGTTCCTTTAACAAAGGAGCATATTGCTACATCTATTCTTCATATGCGTATTGCCACAGTTCTCTTTACGCTTGTCATGCTAGCAGTGGAGGTGTTCATTTATGCCATTACCTAA
- a CDS encoding aspartate kinase — protein MIVCKFGGTSVASAEQIQKVANIVKSNPARKIVAVSAPGKRSDDDIKVTDLLIQLANAALQHENTEEKLQTVVNRFRAIADGLGLDHAICDVIAEDLRERVQGDKTNVELFIDSIKAAGEDNNAKLIAAYFNAIGMPARYISPKEGLVVNDLPERTFALPEAYANLAPLKDTKEIIVFPGFFGYTKAGVLRTFDRGGSDITGSILAAAVEAELYENFTDVDCVFSANPKVVNDPVEIKEITYREMRELSYAGFSVFHDEALMPVYKIGVPVNIKNTNNPLAPGTRIVPSRPATGRPVTGISADSGFSTLYVSKYLMNREVGFGRKLLQILEDENISYEHTPSGLDDISVIMRSNQLTPENEARIISRVKEELHAEYVEMRHGFSMIVIVGEGMRHNTGLAARAATAISETGANIEMINQGSSEVSLVFGVLQEYENRILQALYEEFFAHAKAK, from the coding sequence ATGATCGTGTGTAAATTTGGTGGAACATCTGTAGCAAGTGCAGAACAAATTCAAAAAGTGGCAAACATTGTGAAATCTAATCCGGCACGTAAGATTGTTGCCGTTTCAGCACCAGGGAAACGTTCTGATGACGATATAAAAGTAACAGACCTATTAATACAATTAGCAAATGCAGCGTTACAACATGAGAATACGGAAGAAAAATTGCAAACTGTTGTGAATCGTTTTCGAGCGATTGCAGATGGTTTGGGATTAGACCATGCCATTTGTGACGTAATTGCGGAAGATTTACGTGAACGTGTACAAGGTGACAAAACGAACGTGGAATTATTCATCGATAGTATTAAAGCAGCAGGTGAAGATAATAATGCCAAGCTGATAGCAGCTTACTTTAATGCCATTGGTATGCCCGCACGCTACATTAGTCCAAAAGAAGGTTTAGTGGTCAATGATTTGCCTGAACGCACATTTGCTTTACCCGAAGCGTATGCTAATTTAGCCCCTTTAAAAGATACAAAAGAAATTATTGTGTTCCCAGGGTTCTTCGGTTACACTAAAGCGGGCGTATTGCGAACATTTGACCGCGGTGGCTCTGATATTACAGGTTCCATTTTAGCAGCAGCCGTTGAAGCGGAGCTGTACGAAAACTTTACGGATGTGGATTGTGTGTTCTCTGCGAATCCGAAAGTTGTCAATGATCCAGTGGAAATTAAAGAAATTACGTATCGCGAAATGCGCGAATTATCATATGCAGGCTTTTCAGTGTTCCATGATGAAGCGTTAATGCCTGTCTACAAGATTGGGGTGCCCGTTAACATAAAAAATACAAATAATCCATTAGCCCCAGGTACTCGTATCGTACCAAGCCGTCCTGCAACAGGTCGTCCCGTTACAGGAATCTCGGCAGACAGTGGCTTTTCAACTTTATATGTTTCTAAATATTTGATGAATCGTGAAGTAGGCTTTGGACGAAAGCTGCTCCAAATTTTAGAAGATGAGAATATTTCTTATGAACACACACCGTCTGGCTTAGACGATATTTCTGTTATCATGCGTTCAAATCAACTAACTCCAGAAAATGAAGCACGTATTATTAGTCGTGTGAAAGAAGAGCTACATGCTGAGTATGTAGAAATGCGTCACGGTTTTTCGATGATCGTGATTGTTGGCGAAGGGATGCGTCATAATACAGGTTTAGCTGCCCGTGCTGCCACAGCGATTTCAGAAACTGGCGCAAATATTGAAATGATCAATCAAGGTTCTTCTGAAGTCAGCCTCGTATTTGGGGTCCTTCAGGAATATGAAAACCGTATTTTACAAGCGTTATATGAAGAGTTTTTTGCTCATGCGAAAGCAAAATGA
- a CDS encoding bifunctional adenosylcobinamide kinase/adenosylcobinamide-phosphate guanylyltransferase, whose product MPLIFITGGVRSGKSHFAEQAAMQQYQTQFSTAKRLIYLASGLAVDREMEKRIHRHQADRQAQPIQWLTVEAPYAIAEVFETLQDGDVVLWDCVTTWLTNAFYEGYDSGTPCVQRPGCLENKLQIVKQAIQSLLKKNMAFFVVSNELFDEPPYNSDEVELYRRTLGQFHQWFVAMAQEAYEMNDGIVKRWK is encoded by the coding sequence ATGCCACTCATTTTTATTACAGGTGGTGTGCGTAGTGGTAAATCTCATTTTGCTGAGCAAGCAGCGATGCAGCAATATCAAACGCAGTTTAGTACTGCAAAACGTTTGATATATTTGGCTTCTGGTCTTGCTGTAGATCGTGAAATGGAGAAGCGGATTCATCGTCATCAGGCAGATCGACAGGCACAGCCTATCCAATGGCTGACGGTGGAGGCCCCATATGCGATAGCAGAGGTGTTTGAGACACTTCAAGATGGGGATGTGGTGCTGTGGGATTGCGTCACAACTTGGCTGACCAATGCTTTTTATGAAGGCTATGACAGTGGGACACCGTGTGTACAACGGCCTGGGTGTTTAGAAAATAAGCTACAGATTGTTAAACAGGCTATTCAGTCACTACTAAAGAAGAACATGGCTTTTTTTGTTGTCTCCAATGAACTGTTTGATGAGCCACCTTATAATAGTGATGAAGTAGAATTATACCGACGAACACTCGGACAATTCCATCAATGGTTCGTTGCAATGGCACAGGAGGCCTATGAGATGAATGACGGTATTGTGAAGAGGTGGAAATAA
- the cobS gene encoding adenosylcobinamide-GDP ribazoletransferase has protein sequence MKNFWHSLLLAFQFFTVLPVHKELPLTRFTITGMFACLPWIGALMGTTVAAVLYSLTQWTASSEVMLAFIVIGLFALWTGGLHLDGFIDMGDAYFSYRDREKRLEILDDPRVGAFGVLSVVFLLMGKFVILHELFVQQQFALWMVLYVPFLTRVGMSFYFMSLHCSKEKGLAYFFKSHINAKLLQIWLLLSLLLAITAVFVFTEFSLLPIILVIVLAIALFIFRQFTLRNFGGVSGDLLGASIEGMEVVLWVTLLLCA, from the coding sequence ATGAAAAATTTTTGGCATAGCCTGCTATTGGCATTTCAATTTTTTACGGTTTTGCCAGTACATAAAGAGTTACCATTAACGAGGTTCACCATCACAGGCATGTTCGCTTGCTTACCGTGGATAGGGGCTTTGATGGGGACGACGGTGGCAGCCGTGCTGTATAGTCTCACGCAGTGGACCGCAAGCAGTGAAGTGATGCTAGCTTTTATTGTCATAGGGCTATTTGCTTTATGGACAGGTGGTTTACATTTAGATGGCTTTATCGATATGGGCGATGCCTATTTTTCTTATCGAGATCGAGAGAAACGATTGGAGATTTTAGATGATCCTCGTGTAGGGGCATTCGGGGTATTGTCTGTCGTGTTTTTATTAATGGGTAAATTTGTCATTCTACATGAGCTATTTGTACAGCAGCAATTCGCTTTATGGATGGTGTTATATGTGCCATTTCTAACGAGGGTGGGTATGAGCTTTTATTTTATGTCACTCCACTGCTCCAAGGAAAAAGGCCTTGCCTATTTTTTTAAGTCTCATATTAATGCCAAGCTATTGCAAATATGGTTGCTGTTATCGCTTCTCTTAGCTATAACGGCTGTATTTGTCTTTACTGAGTTCTCTCTGCTACCCATTATATTAGTGATCGTTTTAGCCATTGCGCTTTTTATTTTTCGCCAATTTACGTTGCGTAATTTTGGTGGCGTATCAGGTGATTTACTAGGTGCATCGATTGAAGGGATGGAGGTTGTGCTATGGGTGACATTGTTACTGTGTGCTTAA
- a CDS encoding adenosylcobinamide amidohydrolase, whose amino-acid sequence MPILTKDHIQLFDHYVALQTASPMKVVSSAMHNPGFGHYTHLMNRTVPITYDERQPHQELQQFLQAQGFPPHNTVAMMTAVQAQFATIRDFTFEGIQLVIMITAGLGNAVDITRAFHREEQYHAGTINTWVLINGKLSDEALFQAMISTTEAKVKALVDEAITDPTTGTQATGTSTDSLLIASTEEGDYHQYAGPITMLGKVIGYGVYETMREAVRKYKKDKEERA is encoded by the coding sequence ATGCCTATACTGACGAAAGACCATATTCAACTATTTGATCATTATGTTGCTCTTCAAACAGCTTCACCTATGAAGGTCGTATCCTCCGCCATGCATAATCCAGGCTTTGGACATTATACGCATCTCATGAATCGAACAGTACCCATTACTTATGATGAACGGCAACCCCATCAGGAATTACAGCAATTTTTGCAGGCACAGGGCTTTCCGCCCCACAACACTGTAGCCATGATGACGGCCGTTCAGGCCCAATTTGCGACCATTCGCGACTTTACATTTGAAGGCATCCAACTTGTCATTATGATTACTGCGGGGCTAGGTAATGCGGTCGATATTACACGTGCTTTTCATCGGGAGGAGCAGTACCATGCAGGGACGATTAATACATGGGTGCTCATCAACGGAAAGCTATCGGATGAAGCACTATTTCAGGCAATGATTTCAACAACAGAAGCCAAGGTGAAGGCGTTAGTGGATGAAGCTATTACAGACCCAACAACAGGTACGCAAGCTACAGGTACTTCTACCGATAGCTTGCTAATTGCCTCCACAGAAGAGGGGGACTACCATCAGTATGCAGGCCCCATTACGATGCTCGGCAAGGTCATTGGCTATGGCGTCTATGAAACGATGCGTGAGGCTGTAAGGAAATACAAAAAAGATAAAGAGGAGAGAGCTTGA
- the cobD gene encoding threonine-phosphate decarboxylase CobD, with protein sequence MPLPNHGANPHNVYQQLGLTMPEVVYDFSENVNAAGPPSFVEARWRTFYPLIQRYPDPDGEPFLTKVAAFHQVAKDTILLGNGASELFSVLARRYTKKRVIIVHPTFSEYERTLRAVGADIVPVLVTDFIEYTLPMEQLQHEMMEADAVYICTPNNPTGVLPKKEDLLALIEHGAAVNCELVIDEAFMDWVDEAYSLIHNSTQQPHVIVVRSMTKMYAIPGLRLGYLVAHASIVSTLKDMLPHWNLNAFALVIGASCLDEQHYCQQAISYATAQREWLHRYLQENGCQVTNSVTNYVCFSLPKTQQADTFFTYCLAQGIVLRHTKNFQGLQGEWFRIGIKDIAAMTSLHNCLQAWFSANKGREK encoded by the coding sequence ATGCCATTACCTAATCACGGAGCAAATCCGCATAATGTGTATCAGCAATTAGGCTTAACTATGCCTGAAGTAGTGTATGATTTTAGTGAAAATGTGAATGCCGCGGGACCGCCATCCTTTGTGGAGGCACGGTGGCGTACATTTTATCCGCTAATTCAACGTTATCCAGATCCTGATGGAGAGCCCTTTTTAACGAAGGTTGCAGCTTTTCATCAAGTGGCAAAGGATACGATTCTATTAGGTAACGGGGCATCAGAGCTTTTTAGTGTGCTAGCAAGACGCTATACGAAAAAGCGTGTCATCATTGTGCATCCGACTTTTTCTGAATATGAGCGAACATTGCGTGCAGTGGGTGCTGATATTGTGCCCGTTTTGGTGACAGACTTCATCGAGTACACATTACCTATGGAGCAGCTACAGCATGAAATGATGGAGGCAGACGCAGTTTATATTTGTACACCTAATAATCCGACGGGCGTCCTGCCGAAAAAAGAAGATTTACTTGCCTTAATAGAGCATGGAGCTGCCGTTAACTGTGAGCTTGTCATTGATGAAGCCTTTATGGATTGGGTAGATGAGGCGTATTCGCTAATTCATAATAGTACACAACAACCGCATGTCATTGTCGTACGTTCGATGACTAAAATGTATGCGATTCCAGGTTTACGTCTAGGTTATTTAGTTGCACATGCTTCCATTGTGAGCACTTTAAAGGACATGCTGCCTCATTGGAATTTAAATGCCTTTGCGCTTGTTATTGGTGCGAGCTGTTTAGATGAACAGCATTATTGTCAGCAAGCCATTAGCTATGCGACAGCGCAAAGAGAATGGCTGCATCGTTATTTACAAGAAAATGGCTGTCAAGTAACCAATAGCGTTACCAATTATGTGTGCTTCTCACTACCAAAAACACAGCAGGCAGATACCTTTTTCACCTATTGTCTAGCACAAGGTATTGTTCTGCGTCATACGAAAAATTTTCAAGGTTTACAGGGTGAATGGTTCCGTATTGGAATAAAAGATATTGCGGCCATGACTTCTTTACATAATTGTCTGCAAGCTTGGTTTAGCGCAAATAAGGGGAGAGAAAAGTGA
- a CDS encoding histidine phosphatase family protein, with amino-acid sequence MTTFYLVRHGETQWNQEQRLQGWLDSSLTENGRAAAERLHKQLQQIPFAAAYCSSSGRARETMAILTANRQLPIAYEDDLREIYLGEWQGHTIEEIMATNKLDYELYTNYPAQFIATHTESFGAVTERAMFTLKKIAAQYRDESILIVSHAVTIKCIINAILQRSISELWAAPYIHGTSVTVIERQAQQWLVQDIGNLHHLQ; translated from the coding sequence GTGACAACTTTTTATCTAGTAAGACATGGGGAAACACAATGGAATCAAGAGCAACGACTACAGGGGTGGCTGGATTCATCATTAACAGAAAACGGTAGAGCAGCGGCTGAACGGCTACACAAGCAACTGCAACAAATCCCTTTTGCTGCTGCTTATTGTAGCTCAAGTGGTCGTGCGAGAGAGACGATGGCTATTCTCACAGCTAATCGCCAGCTGCCTATTGCCTATGAAGATGATTTACGAGAAATCTATTTAGGGGAATGGCAAGGTCATACCATTGAGGAGATAATGGCGACGAATAAGCTGGATTATGAGCTATATACAAACTATCCAGCACAGTTTATTGCTACTCATACCGAAAGCTTTGGCGCTGTGACAGAAAGAGCGATGTTTACACTCAAAAAAATAGCAGCCCAATATCGGGATGAATCAATCCTCATTGTCTCTCATGCCGTCACCATTAAATGTATTATCAACGCTATTTTACAGCGTAGCATTAGTGAGCTGTGGGCAGCGCCATATATTCATGGGACGAGTGTGACAGTGATTGAACGACAAGCTCAACAATGGCTTGTCCAAGATATCGGTAATTTGCATCATTTACAATAG